A genomic window from Flavobacterium azooxidireducens includes:
- a CDS encoding T9SS type A sorting domain-containing protein produces MNKLLHYTFSIFFFLFSFITFSQDYQWQWAHRGGGNQNAGSNATWQPQLEQIYDVKIDQYNNYYFAGAVTNYNPVFMGESITKYGTNNIDTDVYIVSTDCEGNFRWHTTLGGEPGEFYVSMDLDNLGGLYISFTTINSSRSNNTNVPPHYAPGVSLGFGTNGANPDPNNRRIALIKYDTEGNYLWHRMPQDENVTTSDLPGFFPASGVGYSLIAEPDGTIHWHCRFAPGNHLNGALVVTEDVSEYHAILKYDKDGNYLSHLPLPFTGGAGLNQTKLYRDPLNSRYYFYITAVNSNGLSPTTWEGETLNTAGAVYALDAAGNELWRKVASSPSLRSASIWGLTTDESSNVYLTGLASNNTVNSQYASLAGYTFTHFSSSPYLMKLDQDGNLLWGTNLNPSIESTDLNECNSCFGRSIAINDDEVAITGSLQSNAWGTISMPRAYGDGPAPVLVRFNKETGEPIAMNDIKDVLGVNSSEELMTVATDLNGNYVVGGYARSTIFVNHPTIAPLTTNGGYSDFFIAKLGTGPCEPLSIDEPVKNKIKLYPNPTGGMLYIEAENLRGYAVYNLLGQELMKGEFNGNNNGNSNSNSNNNFKINMDGLSRGTYLVRLIGLDGVVIKEKIIRD; encoded by the coding sequence ATGAATAAACTATTACACTATACATTTTCTATTTTCTTTTTTCTATTTTCTTTTATCACTTTTTCCCAAGACTATCAATGGCAGTGGGCACATCGAGGTGGAGGAAATCAGAATGCAGGAAGTAATGCAACATGGCAACCTCAATTAGAACAAATTTATGATGTCAAAATAGATCAGTATAATAATTATTATTTTGCCGGAGCAGTCACTAATTACAACCCCGTATTTATGGGAGAGTCAATTACTAAATATGGGACAAATAATATAGATACTGATGTTTATATTGTTTCTACGGATTGTGAAGGAAATTTTCGTTGGCATACCACTTTGGGTGGAGAACCCGGTGAGTTTTATGTTTCAATGGATTTAGATAATCTAGGAGGTTTGTATATTTCCTTTACGACCATTAATTCATCACGAAGTAACAACACGAATGTACCTCCTCATTATGCTCCAGGAGTATCGTTAGGTTTTGGAACCAATGGAGCCAATCCTGACCCGAATAACAGAAGAATAGCTTTAATTAAATATGATACAGAAGGTAATTATTTATGGCATCGAATGCCTCAGGATGAAAATGTTACAACGTCTGACTTGCCTGGTTTTTTTCCAGCAAGTGGAGTTGGATATTCTTTAATTGCAGAGCCTGATGGTACTATTCATTGGCATTGCCGATTTGCACCGGGTAATCATTTGAACGGAGCTCTTGTAGTCACTGAGGATGTGAGTGAATACCATGCGATTTTAAAATATGATAAAGATGGCAATTACCTCAGTCATCTGCCGCTTCCTTTTACGGGAGGAGCAGGGCTTAATCAAACTAAACTTTATCGTGACCCGTTAAATAGTAGATACTACTTTTATATAACCGCTGTCAACTCTAATGGTCTCTCGCCGACTACTTGGGAGGGAGAAACTCTAAATACAGCCGGAGCAGTATATGCTTTGGATGCAGCAGGAAATGAGTTGTGGCGAAAAGTAGCTTCTTCTCCGTCTTTACGCAGTGCCTCTATATGGGGCTTAACAACAGATGAATCTTCTAATGTTTATTTGACCGGACTTGCCTCAAATAATACAGTTAATAGTCAATATGCTTCTTTAGCGGGTTATACCTTTACCCATTTTTCTTCGAGTCCATATCTGATGAAGTTAGACCAAGATGGCAATTTGTTATGGGGCACTAATTTGAACCCTTCTATAGAGTCAACAGATCTAAATGAATGTAATAGTTGTTTTGGTCGGTCTATTGCAATAAATGATGATGAAGTAGCAATAACAGGTAGTCTACAATCCAATGCATGGGGTACTATATCGATGCCACGAGCATATGGAGATGGTCCGGCACCGGTGTTAGTTCGATTTAATAAAGAAACAGGAGAGCCAATAGCTATGAATGATATCAAGGATGTTTTGGGTGTTAACTCATCAGAAGAACTAATGACGGTGGCTACTGACCTCAATGGTAATTATGTGGTAGGTGGTTATGCCCGTAGCACTATTTTTGTGAATCATCCTACCATCGCACCCTTGACTACAAATGGAGGTTACAGCGATTTTTTTATCGCTAAGTTAGGCACAGGGCCTTGTGAACCGCTTTCGATTGATGAACCAGTTAAAAATAAAATAAAATTGTATCCTAATCCAACCGGAGGGATGTTATATATAGAAGCTGAAAACTTGCGAGGTTATGCGGTATATAATTTGTTGGGGCAGGAGTTGATGAAGGGGGAGTTCAATGGCAATAACAATGGCAATAGCAATAGCAATAGCAATAACAATTTCAAAATCAACATGGATGGGTTGAGTCGGGGGACTTATTTGGTGAGGTTGATTGGTTTGGATGGTGTAGTGATTAAGGAGAAGATAATCAGGGATTAA
- a CDS encoding P-loop NTPase family protein, protein MENEIKSHYSYTEVINWLQAKGVELYGNHFKIVETDYPIVYKLIAYSLRDEPTCFQYGINLNKGILLSGPIGCGKTSLMNLMKYLTPTEYKFSVKPCRDISFEFIQDGYQIIHKYSIGKLYQSEPRTYCFDDLGTENNLKYFGNECNVMAEILLSRYDLFISKKLKTHITTNLSATEIETHYGNRVRSRLREMVNLIAYDKSTLDKR, encoded by the coding sequence ATGGAAAACGAAATAAAATCCCACTACAGCTACACCGAAGTAATCAACTGGCTTCAAGCCAAAGGCGTCGAACTATACGGCAATCATTTCAAAATAGTAGAAACAGATTACCCAATCGTGTACAAACTAATCGCCTATTCCCTAAGAGATGAGCCAACTTGTTTTCAATACGGCATAAACCTTAACAAAGGAATACTATTATCCGGTCCAATCGGCTGCGGCAAAACATCACTCATGAACCTAATGAAATACCTCACCCCTACCGAATACAAATTCTCTGTAAAACCTTGCAGAGACATCAGCTTTGAATTTATCCAGGACGGCTATCAAATCATCCACAAATACAGCATCGGCAAACTATACCAATCAGAACCAAGAACCTATTGCTTCGACGATTTAGGCACAGAAAACAACCTAAAGTATTTCGGCAACGAGTGTAACGTAATGGCAGAAATTCTATTAAGCAGATACGATCTATTCATCTCAAAAAAACTAAAAACCCACATCACCACAAACCTATCAGCCACAGAAATAGAAACCCATTACGGCAACCGAGTTAGAAGCCGTTTACGTGAGATGGTCAATTTAATTGCATACGATAAATCAACACTAGACAAAAGATAA